A stretch of Faecalibacterium duncaniae DNA encodes these proteins:
- a CDS encoding helix-turn-helix transcriptional regulator: MHFFARHRENIRQSSMSSRLLWPCLLLAALLLLTFGAALFLFASLHNTKKDTTRSLEIQYSVFQNDMERYFDQLAVMGVNLSEDMGALVDRQLASREMTFDQLNDSPEVLNALEEEMIEPLCRSLRRTSCSGAFVLLDATVNTRMEGAGYSRAGLYVQKGGADTPTVPLLLYRGSADVGKTHSVMPHRKWRMEFQTDQFPDYDRWMTPSSTPLYQAYTLTERFSLPGTSEEVQLFLLPLRGRDGTMYGLCGFEISQSFFKQNFAQPTGFDHLICLLAPADSGLNASAALSSGTTDGYFHAPRDTLVLRSMGGSLTQLIGSDSAYAGISELCRLSENQSYRLAVCIPMTDYRRLIFSGNLQMLLIGLFILFFVVFCCMYFHQHILSPAFRQFEEDRRESRRRMDELQMERQQMQTELSRLADVCRNESVPDAFQTFLEGIPNLTKTERRIFDGYVAGLRSREIVEQLDIKDSTLRFHNKNIYEKLGVSSLKQLQQFAAILNSGGNSAPDSAPDESGPKKAR; this comes from the coding sequence ATGCACTTTTTTGCCCGGCACCGTGAGAATATCCGCCAGAGCTCCATGAGTTCCCGGCTGCTGTGGCCCTGCCTGCTGCTGGCTGCGCTGCTGCTGCTGACCTTTGGCGCGGCGCTGTTCCTGTTTGCCAGCCTGCACAACACCAAAAAGGACACCACCCGCAGCCTGGAGATCCAGTATTCGGTGTTCCAGAACGATATGGAGCGCTATTTTGACCAGCTGGCGGTCATGGGCGTGAACCTCTCTGAGGATATGGGCGCTCTGGTGGACCGGCAGCTTGCCAGCCGGGAGATGACCTTTGACCAGCTGAACGACTCCCCCGAGGTGCTGAACGCGCTGGAGGAGGAGATGATCGAGCCGCTCTGCCGCAGCCTGCGCCGGACCAGCTGCTCCGGTGCCTTTGTGCTGCTGGATGCCACCGTCAATACCCGCATGGAGGGGGCCGGGTACTCCCGCGCCGGGCTCTATGTGCAGAAAGGCGGTGCCGACACCCCCACCGTGCCCCTGCTGCTCTACCGCGGCAGCGCCGATGTGGGCAAGACCCACAGCGTAATGCCCCACCGCAAATGGCGCATGGAATTCCAAACCGACCAGTTCCCGGACTACGACCGCTGGATGACCCCCAGCAGCACCCCGCTGTACCAGGCTTATACGCTGACGGAGCGGTTCAGCCTCCCCGGCACCTCGGAGGAGGTACAGCTGTTTTTGCTGCCCCTGCGGGGCCGCGATGGCACCATGTACGGGCTGTGCGGCTTTGAGATCAGCCAGAGCTTTTTCAAGCAGAACTTTGCCCAGCCCACCGGCTTTGACCACCTGATCTGCCTGCTTGCCCCGGCAGACAGCGGGCTGAACGCCAGCGCCGCCCTCAGCAGCGGCACCACCGACGGCTACTTCCACGCCCCCCGGGACACGCTGGTGCTGCGCAGCATGGGCGGCAGCCTGACCCAATTGATCGGCTCCGACAGCGCCTATGCAGGCATCTCGGAGCTTTGCCGCCTGAGCGAGAACCAGTCCTACCGGCTGGCCGTCTGCATCCCCATGACGGACTACCGCAGGCTGATCTTTTCCGGCAACCTGCAAATGCTGCTGATCGGCCTGTTCATCCTCTTTTTTGTGGTGTTCTGCTGCATGTACTTCCACCAGCACATCCTCTCGCCTGCGTTCCGGCAGTTTGAGGAGGACCGGCGGGAGTCCCGGCGGCGGATGGACGAGCTGCAGATGGAGCGCCAGCAGATGCAGACAGAGCTTTCCCGGCTGGCAGACGTGTGCCGCAACGAATCCGTCCCCGATGCCTTCCAGACCTTTCTGGAGGGCATCCCCAACCTGACAAAGACCGAGCGCCGCATCTTTGACGGCTATGTGGCCGGGCTGCGCTCCCGGGAGATCGTGGAGCAGCTGGACATCAAGGACAGCACCCTGCGCTTCCACAACAAGAACATCTACGAAAAGCTGGGGGTCAGCTCCCTCAAGCAGCTGCAGCAGTTTGCCGCGATCCTGAATTCCGGCGGCAACAGCGCCCCCGACTCCGCCCCGGATGAAAGCGGCCCCAAAAAGGCCCGCTGA
- a CDS encoding FecCD family ABC transporter permease: protein MILTLVSAIITLCMGAVRIPVQDTLSILLRHLFGTDTGTSVSLAFEQIVWQIRMPRIILGFLAGSGLALCGCVMQAVVQNPMADPYILGVSAGATLGATGSLFLGLGVISGFWAFVGAGGACFLVLALSSADGKTTSVKLILSGMIVNALLTAFSNFIIAVAGDSDGMMSIKFWTMGSLTRAGWKNIGLITLIVLAAAVFFRTQAQTLDGLMLGEEAASTIGINTFRCRLVYLLVLSVLTGALVSVCGTIGFVGLIIPHVSRAIAGTAHRKLLPIAALSGGLFMLWVDAIARSLIPNTELPVGIFTALVGAPFFVYVMVRKKYGFGGN from the coding sequence ATGATTCTAACGCTTGTTTCTGCAATTATTACGCTTTGCATGGGAGCAGTCCGCATTCCGGTACAAGATACACTATCGATCCTGCTTCGGCACCTGTTCGGGACAGACACAGGCACCTCGGTATCTTTGGCATTTGAACAGATCGTCTGGCAGATCCGAATGCCCCGAATTATTCTGGGCTTTCTGGCCGGAAGCGGGCTGGCGCTCTGTGGCTGCGTGATGCAGGCAGTTGTCCAAAACCCAATGGCAGACCCATATATTCTTGGCGTGTCGGCAGGTGCAACGCTGGGAGCCACTGGTTCGCTCTTTCTGGGGCTGGGCGTGATTTCCGGCTTCTGGGCCTTTGTAGGAGCAGGCGGTGCCTGCTTCCTCGTATTGGCTCTCTCATCGGCGGATGGCAAAACCACCTCAGTCAAGCTGATCCTCTCCGGCATGATCGTCAATGCACTGCTGACAGCATTTTCCAACTTTATCATTGCGGTAGCAGGCGATTCGGACGGTATGATGTCCATCAAGTTCTGGACAATGGGCTCCCTGACCCGCGCCGGATGGAAAAACATCGGCCTTATCACACTGATTGTGCTGGCGGCAGCAGTCTTTTTCCGGACGCAGGCGCAGACGCTGGACGGCCTGATGTTGGGCGAGGAAGCAGCTTCCACCATCGGCATCAACACCTTTCGGTGTCGGTTGGTTTACCTGCTGGTGCTCTCGGTGCTGACCGGTGCACTTGTATCGGTCTGCGGCACTATCGGATTTGTTGGGCTCATCATCCCGCATGTTTCCCGCGCCATTGCCGGCACAGCCCACCGAAAACTACTGCCGATTGCGGCATTATCCGGCGGACTGTTCATGCTCTGGGTGGATGCCATCGCCCGCAGTCTGATTCCCAACACCGAGCTGCCTGTGGGCATTTTCACTGCCTTGGTAGGTGCGCCGTTCTTCGTCTATGTGATGGTGCGTAAAAAATATGGATTTGGAGGCAATTGA
- a CDS encoding ABC transporter ATP-binding protein codes for MRLEAKDVNISISGKPIVQHLSIEVPDRKFSALLGANGSGKTTLLRSIYRTQKMDSGIVRLDDEDITHFSGKKLARNMAVMGQFNQINFDYTVLDIALMGRYPFHSLLEQEKERDYEMALEALDKVGMKSYRDRNFQSLSGGEKQRVVLARALTQSPKILILDEPTNHLDIRYRLEILSIIKDLQITVLAALHDLSLAAQFCDHLYLMKQGEIVTQGQPQAVMTPENLRRIFDVEACVYPSPINGRLMIQYL; via the coding sequence ATGAGACTGGAAGCGAAAGATGTAAACATTTCGATTTCCGGCAAACCAATTGTACAGCATCTCTCCATTGAGGTGCCGGACCGGAAATTCTCAGCCTTGCTGGGTGCCAACGGCAGCGGCAAGACCACTCTACTCCGCTCCATCTACCGCACACAAAAGATGGACAGCGGCATCGTTCGTCTGGATGACGAGGACATCACACACTTTTCCGGCAAAAAGCTGGCGCGGAACATGGCGGTGATGGGACAATTCAACCAGATCAATTTTGACTATACCGTGCTGGACATCGCCCTGATGGGACGGTATCCGTTTCACTCCCTGCTGGAGCAGGAAAAAGAGCGGGATTATGAGATGGCTTTGGAGGCACTGGACAAGGTAGGCATGAAAAGCTACCGCGACCGGAACTTCCAGTCCCTTTCGGGCGGTGAAAAACAGCGGGTGGTTCTGGCCCGCGCGCTGACCCAGTCACCCAAGATCCTGATCCTCGACGAGCCGACAAATCATCTGGATATCCGTTATCGGTTAGAAATCCTTTCAATCATCAAAGATTTGCAGATCACGGTCCTGGCAGCGCTGCACGATCTGAGCCTTGCAGCACAATTCTGCGACCACCTCTATCTGATGAAACAAGGCGAAATTGTAACGCAGGGCCAGCCTCAAGCGGTGATGACCCCCGAAAATCTGCGCCGAATCTTTGATGTAGAAGCCTGTGTGTACCCCAGCCCAATCAACGGAAGACTGATGATTCAATATCTATAA
- a CDS encoding ABC transporter substrate-binding protein codes for MKKKTLSVAAAALAAVMLTTGCGQTASSVASSAAASSEVASSVAESIVSSAEETAYPLTLQIYDADGNAVDMTYDHAPEKVLSTQLSMTELLIKLGLKDKIVGVFDNDNALKGDIADEVASLNSLGDKKSVSKETILATEPDLILGKGPLMFTESSIGTVQSYQELGIPVYTELASASIDQSLDNIVEDVRNIGEIFNVQETANAYADELQDRIDALMDKVSGQSGEPLKVLLMAGYTDGTFVAFNSKMSSCMLNALNAENVLDKGGNGLTLENLVSMNPDIIVYVRADRFGATDADAVEQLTSNAVVQEVPAIANQKVIEMDYDDVMDYGARVIDSAETLYNFMYSAS; via the coding sequence ATGAAAAAGAAAACCCTGAGTGTTGCTGCCGCGGCACTGGCAGCCGTCATGCTGACCACTGGCTGTGGTCAGACCGCATCTTCTGTGGCATCGTCTGCTGCCGCCTCCTCTGAGGTGGCTTCATCGGTGGCCGAGAGCATCGTTTCTTCCGCTGAGGAGACTGCCTACCCTCTGACCCTGCAGATTTATGACGCTGATGGCAATGCTGTGGATATGACCTACGACCATGCACCGGAGAAGGTGCTGTCCACACAGCTGTCCATGACTGAGCTGCTCATCAAGCTGGGGCTCAAGGATAAAATCGTCGGCGTGTTCGATAATGACAATGCCCTGAAAGGCGACATCGCCGATGAGGTTGCATCTCTAAACAGCCTTGGCGATAAGAAGTCTGTTTCCAAGGAGACCATCCTTGCCACGGAGCCGGATCTGATCCTTGGCAAGGGTCCCCTGATGTTCACTGAAAGCAGCATCGGCACTGTCCAGTCCTATCAGGAGCTGGGCATTCCCGTCTACACTGAGCTGGCTAGCGCTTCCATTGATCAGTCGCTGGATAACATTGTAGAGGATGTGCGGAACATCGGCGAGATCTTCAACGTGCAGGAGACTGCAAACGCTTACGCTGACGAGCTGCAGGATAGAATCGACGCGCTGATGGACAAGGTCAGCGGCCAGAGTGGAGAGCCCCTGAAGGTTCTGCTCATGGCTGGCTACACCGATGGCACCTTCGTGGCCTTCAATTCCAAGATGAGCAGTTGTATGCTGAATGCCCTGAACGCTGAGAATGTTCTGGACAAGGGCGGCAACGGCCTGACTCTGGAGAATCTGGTCTCCATGAACCCGGATATCATCGTCTACGTCCGCGCAGATCGCTTTGGTGCCACCGATGCCGACGCGGTGGAGCAGCTGACCTCCAACGCCGTCGTGCAGGAAGTTCCCGCCATCGCCAACCAGAAGGTCATCGAGATGGATTATGATGACGTAATGGACTACGGTGCACGGGTCATCGATTCTGCTGAGACCCTGTACAACTTCATGTACAGTGCATCTTAA
- a CDS encoding AraC family transcriptional regulator, with amino-acid sequence MNQISALPNPLEILFQEYNQGRIESVGFRSFTLHAGESNSYRTLKSALIVPVSGRAIFSFEHEPFIAKRGLFLHGCPDKTLTISALGEQDFHYINMYYENDRPLLFSHKLKNPEQTFSILEQILKLHPDADIRSQYQQEKLTEEFFAQIFADFQPEETYNESQIMNILLDFIAEHYAEPLTLDALAEQVNEKAGHVSYLFYKYKNIRPIDYLINYRVRIATELLRSGDYTVTQAAHEVGYRDACYFSRIYKKRMGFPPTRILP; translated from the coding sequence ATGAATCAAATATCCGCGCTTCCTAATCCGCTGGAAATTTTATTTCAGGAATACAATCAGGGCCGAATCGAGTCTGTCGGCTTCCGCAGCTTTACCCTGCACGCTGGTGAGAGTAATAGCTACCGCACCCTGAAAAGTGCACTGATTGTTCCGGTGTCGGGTCGGGCCATCTTCTCATTTGAGCACGAACCCTTCATTGCCAAGCGAGGACTATTCCTGCACGGATGTCCCGACAAGACCCTGACCATTTCGGCCTTGGGCGAGCAGGATTTCCACTACATCAATATGTACTACGAAAACGACCGGCCTTTGCTGTTCTCCCACAAGCTCAAAAATCCGGAACAGACCTTTTCCATTCTGGAGCAGATCCTAAAGCTCCACCCGGACGCTGACATCCGCAGTCAGTACCAGCAGGAAAAGCTGACAGAAGAGTTCTTCGCCCAGATTTTTGCAGATTTTCAGCCCGAGGAAACTTATAACGAGAGCCAGATTATGAACATCCTGCTGGATTTCATCGCAGAGCACTATGCAGAGCCGCTGACGCTGGACGCACTGGCCGAGCAGGTCAATGAGAAAGCTGGACATGTCAGCTATCTCTTTTATAAGTACAAAAACATCCGTCCCATCGATTACCTCATCAATTATCGTGTCCGAATAGCCACTGAGCTTTTGCGTTCCGGCGACTACACTGTGACACAGGCCGCTCATGAGGTCGGCTACCGAGATGCCTGTTATTTCAGCCGCATTTACAAAAAACGGATGGGCTTTCCGCCCACCCGTATTCTGCCATAA
- a CDS encoding alpha/beta hydrolase-fold protein — MDILNLGSHRIGARFPEKGLRKGKNPAILLNDGELIEQLNLRTERAVLVGVYPNNRLSEYTPWPEPAFRPGTPDFGGQLGQYHRELNNEILPALIDEYALDTEKLAYGGYSLGGLAATMSLWETDAFAAVFSLCGSFWYPGVADFIEEHVPKNYSAQVYLQNGIREGEGHNNRLCDAYSYAQRVHTALQATCGAKTVLDDYGHHDRQSERLNAALRWVERVL, encoded by the coding sequence ATGGATATTCTAAACCTCGGTTCACATCGAATTGGAGCCCGGTTCCCGGAAAAGGGACTGCGCAAAGGCAAAAATCCTGCAATCCTACTCAACGATGGGGAACTGATTGAGCAGTTGAATCTGCGCACGGAACGAGCAGTGTTGGTGGGGGTATACCCCAATAACAGACTTTCAGAGTATACCCCGTGGCCAGAACCGGCTTTTCGACCGGGCACACCGGATTTTGGCGGGCAGCTAGGACAATATCATCGAGAACTGAACAACGAAATTCTCCCGGCGCTTATAGACGAATACGCCCTTGACACGGAAAAACTGGCGTATGGCGGCTATTCGCTGGGCGGTCTGGCTGCAACCATGAGTCTCTGGGAAACAGATGCCTTTGCTGCAGTATTTTCCCTCTGTGGGTCGTTCTGGTATCCGGGTGTTGCCGATTTCATAGAGGAACATGTCCCCAAAAACTACTCCGCACAGGTTTATCTGCAAAATGGTATCCGGGAGGGCGAAGGCCACAACAACCGTCTGTGTGATGCCTATAGCTACGCCCAACGAGTCCACACTGCCCTGCAAGCGACATGTGGAGCTAAAACTGTGCTGGATGACTACGGCCATCATGACCGGCAAAGTGAGCGTCTTAACGCTGCACTGCGTTGGGTGGAACGTGTGCTATGA